A stretch of the Flavobacterium sp. 5 genome encodes the following:
- a CDS encoding family 2A encapsulin nanocompartment shell protein produces the protein MAELKKQQTALGDVAARQLAIATRSVPTMATSPRWLTHLLHWVPVESGVYRLNKVKDANHIEVDCSARDERTLPNTFVDYIDNPREYNLAAVQTIVDVHTRVSDLYSKPYNQISEQLRLAIETIKERQESELINNKEYGLLNSVASSQIIKTRSGAPTPDDLDELLTKVWKEPGFFLLHPLAIAAFGRECTRRGVPPPTTSLFGSQFLTWRGIPLIPSDKLPIKDGKSKIILLRTGESRQGVIGLIQPGLQGEQSPGLSVRFMGINEKAIASYLVSLYCSLAVTVDDAIAVLEDVEIGKYHEYKY, from the coding sequence ATGGCAGAATTAAAAAAACAGCAAACTGCGTTAGGAGACGTAGCTGCAAGGCAATTAGCAATCGCTACACGTTCGGTACCTACAATGGCAACAAGTCCAAGATGGCTTACCCATCTTTTACATTGGGTTCCTGTAGAATCTGGGGTGTATCGTTTGAATAAAGTAAAAGATGCAAATCACATCGAAGTTGATTGTTCAGCAAGAGATGAGCGAACTTTGCCTAATACATTTGTGGATTATATCGATAATCCTCGTGAATATAATTTAGCAGCAGTTCAAACGATTGTTGATGTACATACTCGTGTTTCTGATTTATATAGCAAACCTTACAATCAAATTTCAGAGCAATTGCGTTTGGCAATCGAAACGATTAAAGAGCGCCAGGAAAGCGAATTAATCAACAACAAAGAATATGGTTTGTTAAATAGTGTTGCGTCTTCGCAAATTATAAAAACTAGATCAGGTGCTCCAACTCCAGATGATTTGGATGAATTATTGACAAAAGTTTGGAAAGAACCTGGTTTTTTCTTGCTGCACCCATTGGCAATCGCAGCTTTTGGCCGTGAGTGTACTCGTCGTGGTGTACCGCCTCCAACAACTTCTTTGTTCGGATCTCAATTTTTGACTTGGAGAGGAATTCCACTTATTCCATCTGATAAACTGCCTATTAAAGATGGTAAATCTAAAATCATTTTATTGCGTACAGGAGAAAGCCGTCAAGGTGTAATTGGTTTAATTCAGCCAGGTTTACAAGGAGAACAGTCTCCAGGATTATCAGTACGTTTTATGGGAATAAATGAAAAAGCCATTGCTTCTTATTTGGTATCACTTTATTGCTCATTGGCAGTAACTGTAGATGATGCTATTGCGGTATTAGAAGACGTAGAAATAGGCAAGTATCATGAGTACAAATATTAA
- the cysK gene encoding cysteine synthase A translates to MKYQSILGTIGNTPHVRLNKLFKTHEVWIKLERANPGSSIKDRIALAMIEDAEVKGLLNPDSVIIEPTSGNTGIGLALVAAVKGYKVILVMPESMSIERRKIMNAYGAEFVLTPREKGTAGAVEKAHELAASTPNSFVPLQFDNPANVAVHERTTAQEILNDFPEGIDYLITGVGTGGHITGVSKILKQHFPKLKTFAVEPSLSPVLSGGLPAPHPIQGIGAGFVPAVFNREYIDEIITVEKTDAFAFSKRITKEEGVFVGISTGAALAAVSKKLNEIPKDAVILTFNYDTGERYLSVDELFDTAL, encoded by the coding sequence ATGAAATATCAAAGTATTTTAGGAACAATAGGGAATACACCTCATGTAAGACTTAATAAGCTGTTTAAAACACATGAGGTTTGGATTAAATTGGAAAGAGCAAACCCAGGATCAAGTATCAAAGACCGAATTGCTCTTGCTATGATTGAAGATGCTGAGGTAAAAGGGCTTTTAAATCCTGATTCGGTTATTATAGAACCAACTTCTGGAAACACAGGAATTGGACTGGCTTTAGTAGCAGCTGTAAAAGGATATAAAGTGATTTTGGTAATGCCAGAATCAATGAGTATTGAAAGAAGAAAAATTATGAATGCCTATGGAGCAGAATTTGTTTTGACTCCAAGAGAAAAAGGAACAGCAGGTGCCGTAGAAAAGGCACATGAATTAGCTGCTTCGACTCCAAACTCATTCGTGCCATTGCAATTTGATAATCCTGCGAATGTTGCCGTGCACGAAAGAACAACTGCTCAGGAAATTTTGAATGATTTTCCGGAGGGTATTGATTACTTGATAACTGGCGTTGGAACTGGCGGGCATATCACAGGAGTTTCAAAAATTTTGAAACAGCATTTTCCTAAACTAAAAACGTTTGCTGTAGAACCTTCTTTGTCACCTGTTTTAAGTGGTGGTTTACCTGCGCCACATCCAATTCAAGGGATTGGTGCTGGATTTGTTCCAGCAGTTTTCAATAGAGAATATATTGATGAAATTATTACCGTTGAAAAAACGGATGCTTTTGCTTTCTCAAAAAGAATAACCAAAGAAGAGGGAGTATTCGTTGGAATTTCAACTGGAGCGGCCTTAGCTGCTGTTTCAAAAAAGCTAAATGAAATACCTAAAGATGCAGTAATTCTGACTTTTAATTATGATACTGGAGAAAGATATTTATCCGTAGACGAATTATTTGATACTGCTTTGTAA
- the epsC gene encoding serine O-acetyltransferase EpsC produces the protein MKSFYQEIAKQHQDLLILPKKKLIHQFIDELFSVLFSNTSKSFGDVAIIQNKFMELEVQFNELVLDFAPINGRSQQQTQTFFEELPSLYQKALNDAKTILAKDPAAKSLEEVLYSYPGFFAIAIYRFSHQIWKQDLKLLARTISEYAHSKTSIEIHPGAQIGDDFAIDHGTGIVIGETAIIGNNVQIYQGVTLGALSVKKDEAFIKRHPTIENNVIIYANSTILGGQTTVGRDSIIGGNVWLTYTIPSNSVVYHKNEIKIKDNNPFPEPIFYSI, from the coding sequence ATGAAATCTTTTTATCAGGAAATAGCGAAACAACATCAGGATTTATTGATTCTGCCAAAAAAGAAATTAATTCATCAATTTATAGATGAATTGTTTTCTGTTTTGTTTTCAAATACATCAAAATCTTTTGGGGATGTGGCCATTATTCAGAATAAATTCATGGAATTGGAAGTACAATTTAATGAATTAGTATTGGATTTTGCGCCTATAAATGGTAGAAGTCAACAGCAAACCCAAACATTTTTTGAGGAATTACCTAGTTTATATCAAAAGGCATTAAATGATGCGAAAACTATTTTGGCAAAAGATCCTGCTGCAAAATCTTTAGAAGAGGTTTTGTATTCATATCCTGGTTTTTTTGCTATAGCAATTTATCGTTTTTCACATCAAATTTGGAAACAAGATTTGAAACTTTTGGCACGAACTATTTCTGAATATGCACATAGTAAAACGAGTATAGAAATTCATCCCGGAGCACAAATAGGGGATGATTTTGCGATAGACCATGGAACAGGAATTGTAATTGGTGAAACCGCAATCATTGGAAATAATGTTCAAATTTATCAAGGAGTTACCCTCGGTGCTTTGAGTGTAAAAAAAGACGAAGCTTTTATAAAAAGACATCCAACAATTGAGAATAACGTAATTATTTATGCCAATAGTACTATTCTTGGCGGACAAACAACAGTAGGTAGGGATTCTATTATAGGAGGAAATGTTTGGCTTACTTACACTATTCCTTCTAATTCAGTGGTGTATCACAAAAATGAAATAAAGATAAAGGATAATAATCCTTTTCCTGAACCTATTTTTTACTCCATTTAG
- a CDS encoding YeiH family protein has protein sequence MSSKTKQFTIHEDWTVVLLGFLIIGISLFLYLPSVPVFKWSNGSDLINNVFNIQNIKDLFLQFIYLIGIGVIGIFLVGKSVKNFLLGFPVVYVLTVIALIIAGNTTIKGFNLEAVIFSLIIGLSIGNFFKLPEWFRLALSTEIFVKIGLVLLGSSIIFSDILKAGSLGLIQALVVVLSVWYFAFWVCKKLKVDEELALMISSAVSICGVSAAIATSGAIKGDSKKLSYVISMVLVTAVPMMIFMPIIAKHFGFPEEVTGAWLGGSIDTSGAVVASGTLVGETALKISTIVKFSQNVLLGLAAFAISVYWTYAQNKSSDVVAAKPTLRVIWERFPKFVIGFIAASLVFSFLISTETRDVVKDSLKNLQGIWFALAFTSIGLETNFKDLFSNNSKKPLYAFLIAQLFNIIITLIIAFLLFDK, from the coding sequence ATGTCATCAAAAACAAAGCAATTTACCATTCACGAAGATTGGACAGTAGTTCTCTTAGGATTTCTTATAATTGGAATTTCTCTTTTTCTCTATTTGCCTTCGGTTCCTGTCTTCAAGTGGTCTAATGGTTCGGATTTAATAAATAATGTATTCAATATTCAAAATATAAAAGACCTTTTTTTACAATTCATTTACCTTATTGGTATTGGAGTTATAGGCATTTTTTTGGTAGGGAAATCGGTTAAGAATTTTTTATTAGGTTTTCCAGTTGTGTATGTATTAACTGTTATAGCATTAATTATTGCTGGAAATACAACAATCAAAGGGTTTAATTTGGAGGCGGTTATTTTTAGTCTAATCATAGGTTTGTCTATTGGTAATTTTTTCAAACTCCCAGAATGGTTTCGTTTAGCACTTTCTACAGAAATTTTTGTAAAAATTGGATTGGTTTTATTGGGAAGTAGCATTATATTTTCAGATATACTAAAGGCTGGCTCTTTAGGATTAATTCAGGCTTTAGTGGTTGTTTTATCGGTTTGGTATTTTGCTTTTTGGGTGTGTAAAAAACTAAAAGTTGATGAGGAATTAGCCTTGATGATTTCAAGCGCTGTTTCTATTTGCGGAGTTTCGGCTGCAATTGCAACATCTGGAGCTATAAAAGGTGATTCGAAGAAACTTTCATATGTAATTTCGATGGTATTGGTAACAGCAGTTCCGATGATGATTTTTATGCCAATTATCGCCAAACACTTCGGCTTTCCAGAAGAAGTAACAGGAGCTTGGTTGGGTGGAAGTATTGATACTTCGGGAGCAGTTGTGGCTTCAGGGACATTGGTTGGAGAAACTGCTTTAAAAATTAGTACAATTGTGAAATTTTCACAAAATGTATTATTAGGATTAGCTGCATTTGCTATATCGGTTTATTGGACGTATGCTCAAAATAAATCTTCTGATGTTGTTGCTGCCAAACCAACTTTAAGAGTGATTTGGGAACGTTTTCCAAAGTTTGTAATTGGTTTCATTGCTGCTTCTTTGGTTTTTTCTTTCTTAATTTCAACTGAAACAAGAGATGTTGTTAAAGACAGTTTGAAGAATCTGCAGGGAATTTGGTTTGCCTTGGCTTTTACTAGTATTGGGTTGGAAACCAACTTTAAAGACTTGTTCAGTAATAACAGTAAAAAGCCATTGTATGCTTTTTTAATAGCACAATTATTCAATATCATCATTACGCTAATAATTGCTTTTTTATTATTTGATAAGTAA
- a CDS encoding formylglycine-generating enzyme family protein, with product MKKYIYNLIVVIGFTGSFSIYAQGGNAIVVATNCQAMCKANTSKKALLMQSLNTSSKENTTGLTNEMVWITGGEFNMGTNNYPDAKPIHKVSVKGYWIDEHEVTNAQFAAFVKATKYVTIAERPLNPDDYPGVPVDKLVPGSAVFVPPTGKVSLENMQQWWQYVPGANWKHPAGPKSSIVGLENNPVVQISYLDAKAYAEWAGKRLPTEAEWEFAARAQRPSTKYYWGTELKPKGKWVANIFQGTFPNQNTAEDGFAGVAPVKSFPKNPFGIYDLEGNVWEWCNDLYRDDYYKSSAKNNPQGPSTSNDPEEPGVEKHVQRGGSYLCSDQYCIRYVAGSRGKGETTSACNHLGFRCVKDK from the coding sequence ATGAAAAAATATATATACAATTTAATTGTTGTAATTGGCTTTACAGGTTCGTTTTCAATTTATGCCCAGGGTGGTAATGCTATAGTAGTAGCAACTAACTGCCAAGCTATGTGCAAAGCAAATACATCTAAAAAAGCATTGTTAATGCAATCTCTCAATACAAGTTCTAAAGAGAATACTACGGGTTTAACCAATGAAATGGTTTGGATTACAGGAGGGGAATTTAATATGGGTACCAATAATTATCCAGATGCAAAACCCATTCATAAAGTAAGTGTGAAAGGGTATTGGATTGATGAACACGAGGTGACCAATGCTCAATTTGCTGCTTTTGTAAAAGCTACTAAATATGTAACAATTGCCGAAAGACCTCTAAATCCAGATGATTATCCTGGTGTTCCTGTAGATAAATTAGTGCCAGGTTCGGCAGTTTTTGTGCCACCAACAGGTAAAGTGTCTTTGGAAAACATGCAACAATGGTGGCAATATGTTCCAGGTGCCAATTGGAAACATCCTGCTGGGCCAAAAAGTAGTATTGTTGGACTCGAAAACAATCCTGTAGTTCAAATTAGTTATCTAGATGCAAAAGCATATGCAGAATGGGCTGGAAAGCGACTTCCAACAGAGGCTGAATGGGAATTCGCAGCCAGAGCGCAAAGGCCATCAACCAAATATTATTGGGGTACCGAATTAAAACCAAAAGGGAAATGGGTAGCTAATATTTTTCAAGGTACTTTTCCAAATCAAAATACTGCCGAAGATGGTTTTGCAGGTGTAGCTCCAGTAAAATCTTTCCCAAAAAATCCATTTGGAATTTATGATTTAGAAGGAAATGTTTGGGAATGGTGTAACGATTTATACAGAGATGATTATTATAAAAGCAGTGCTAAAAATAATCCGCAAGGACCTTCAACGAGTAACGATCCTGAAGAACCAGGAGTAGAAAAACACGTTCAAAGAGGGGGTTCTTATTTATGCAGTGATCAATATTGTATTCGATATGTGGCTGGAAGCCGAGGCAAAGGAGAAACTACAAGTGCTTGTAATCACTTGGGATTTCGTTGTGTGAAGGATAAATAA
- a CDS encoding sulfatase-like hydrolase/transferase: protein MASFKINRKFVFSILIVLVLIGLFLFWPINTDGKLVETDKKLVEGKKEFLASKDSGSVAGKKTNIIILLADDLGKYDISLYGGKSTPTPQIDSLAASGVTFTNGYVSASICSPSRAGLLTGRYQERFGHEFQPGDRYPKNNLEYYAFKYLINTNNWKLNPKIEYPNEASIATQGLPKSEITFADLAKKQGYSTAIIGKWHLGHNKGFFPLDRGFDYHYGFYQAFSLYTPEDDNPDIINHHHKDFTDKTIWGNGRVGIGKIRRDNTIIEEKAYLTEKFAEEAEVFIDKNRTKPFLLYVPFNAPHTPFQVRKKYYDRFPNVKDENKRVYFAMISALDDAVGRIVAKVRKEGLEENTLIVFASDNGGADYTFATTNAPLKGGKFSHFEGGINVPFALSWKGKIKPHTVYEKPVISLDIFSTIAAAIHSKIPIDRVYDGVDLVSVVNNKQVAHQNLYWRSGDAKAIRSGDWKLIISGKTHEQWLYNLANDKSETTDLAQKNPEKVKELQTALHNWEKGLIKPLWPNLTYYEFDFGAQKYFVDL, encoded by the coding sequence ATGGCATCATTCAAAATAAATAGAAAATTTGTTTTTTCGATACTTATCGTGCTAGTGCTAATTGGTTTGTTTTTATTCTGGCCTATCAATACTGATGGTAAATTAGTAGAAACGGATAAAAAATTAGTCGAAGGCAAAAAGGAATTTTTAGCATCCAAAGACTCGGGATCTGTTGCAGGGAAGAAAACCAATATTATTATTCTATTGGCTGATGATTTAGGGAAATATGACATTTCTTTATATGGCGGAAAATCGACACCAACGCCTCAAATCGATTCCTTAGCTGCTTCGGGAGTGACATTTACCAATGGTTATGTTTCTGCTTCTATTTGTTCGCCATCCAGAGCTGGTCTGCTGACTGGCCGTTATCAAGAACGATTTGGTCATGAATTTCAACCTGGTGATCGCTATCCAAAAAACAATTTAGAATATTATGCTTTCAAATATTTGATTAATACCAATAATTGGAAATTAAACCCAAAAATTGAGTATCCAAATGAGGCTTCAATTGCTACTCAAGGTTTGCCAAAATCGGAGATTACTTTTGCTGATTTAGCCAAAAAGCAAGGCTACAGTACAGCTATCATTGGAAAATGGCATTTGGGACATAACAAAGGTTTTTTTCCTTTGGATAGAGGTTTCGATTATCATTATGGATTTTATCAGGCATTTTCACTTTACACACCCGAAGATGATAATCCAGATATTATCAATCACCATCATAAAGATTTTACCGATAAAACGATTTGGGGAAATGGACGTGTAGGAATTGGTAAGATTCGTCGTGACAATACCATTATAGAAGAGAAAGCTTATTTGACGGAGAAGTTTGCTGAAGAAGCAGAAGTTTTTATCGATAAAAACAGAACAAAACCGTTTTTGCTTTATGTTCCGTTTAATGCGCCACACACGCCTTTTCAAGTTCGCAAAAAATATTATGACCGTTTTCCAAATGTAAAAGACGAAAACAAACGGGTCTATTTTGCAATGATTAGTGCTCTGGATGATGCTGTTGGCCGAATTGTTGCTAAGGTAAGAAAAGAAGGTCTAGAAGAAAATACACTAATCGTTTTTGCAAGTGATAATGGTGGAGCTGATTACACATTCGCTACGACCAATGCGCCTTTAAAAGGAGGAAAGTTTTCGCATTTTGAAGGTGGAATTAATGTGCCGTTCGCTCTGTCTTGGAAAGGAAAGATTAAACCACATACAGTTTATGAAAAACCAGTTATTTCTTTGGATATTTTCAGTACGATTGCGGCTGCTATTCATTCAAAAATACCAATAGACAGAGTTTACGATGGTGTTGATTTAGTTAGTGTAGTTAATAATAAGCAAGTGGCACATCAAAATTTATATTGGCGTTCTGGTGATGCCAAAGCGATTCGAAGTGGCGATTGGAAATTAATCATTAGTGGGAAAACACACGAACAATGGCTTTACAATTTGGCAAATGATAAATCAGAAACAACTGATTTGGCTCAAAAGAATCCTGAAAAAGTAAAAGAATTACAAACAGCTTTACACAATTGGGAAAAAGGATTGATTAAACCTTTATGGCCTAATTTGACCTATTATGAATTTGATTTTGGAGCACAAAAATATTTTGTTGATTTATGA
- a CDS encoding thioredoxin domain-containing protein, which yields MSQFNLKNSITAIVFLFTIAGFSQNQNTLKIEPFYAKVKEQQKPQIIDARSPEEFAINHVEGAVNFNLESKNYAENVARLDKSKPVFIYSIAAYRSSLLGDELVKNGFSEAHVLEGGIAAWIGGGKPFYSNSKSKLSLAEYNKIIADNKVVLVDIGSQYCGACKKVKPVLETIKGQYGTNLKIVEIDLEDNPQVIADLKTVKVFPTLILYQNGKFIFKKDGLGDLKKDVDVALAH from the coding sequence ATGAGCCAGTTCAATCTTAAAAATAGTATCACAGCAATTGTATTTTTATTTACAATTGCTGGTTTTTCCCAAAATCAAAATACCTTAAAAATCGAGCCCTTTTATGCAAAGGTTAAGGAACAACAAAAGCCGCAGATAATTGATGCTCGAAGTCCTGAAGAATTTGCTATAAATCATGTCGAAGGTGCAGTTAATTTTAATTTGGAATCAAAAAATTATGCCGAAAATGTAGCTCGGTTAGATAAATCAAAACCTGTGTTTATTTATTCAATTGCAGCATACAGAAGTAGTTTATTAGGAGATGAATTAGTTAAAAATGGTTTTTCTGAAGCACATGTTTTGGAAGGTGGAATTGCAGCTTGGATAGGAGGAGGAAAGCCCTTTTATTCCAATTCAAAAAGCAAATTATCGCTTGCAGAATACAATAAAATCATTGCTGATAATAAAGTTGTTTTGGTAGATATTGGATCTCAATATTGTGGAGCTTGCAAAAAAGTGAAACCAGTTTTGGAAACAATCAAAGGTCAATATGGAACCAATTTGAAAATCGTAGAAATTGATTTAGAAGATAATCCACAAGTCATAGCAGATTTAAAAACGGTAAAGGTTTTTCCAACTTTGATTTTATATCAAAATGGTAAATTCATTTTTAAAAAAGATGGTTTGGGTGATTTGAAAAAAGACGTCGATGTGGCTTTGGCTCATTAA
- a CDS encoding sterol desaturase family protein: MLVLGFIEFVAGLYDDEWTGEERKLDIVCFLAPKLLLPPVFAFFSLKILPYLIPNLANTLSWVPFWGGFFLIAVADDLTQYWYHRLHHQVPFLWRFHRTHHSAPYMGVAMLNRQNFIYTIFFSQIYLTATLVYLGLGLPALFVAVLKSIIIIGAHSSVAWDKLFYKYRLLQPIAWVLERVISTPATHHAHHADTSGDGIGHFKGNFGNMFFLWDVFFGTALITRKFPKSYGIRSYKQEEWYAQFLWPIFKSKKEGSALAEGVRAIPISQKQEVSSTNTNIYEPVQS, translated from the coding sequence ATGTTGGTTTTAGGATTTATTGAATTTGTTGCAGGTTTATACGATGACGAATGGACAGGTGAAGAACGCAAATTAGATATTGTTTGTTTTTTAGCTCCAAAATTGCTTTTGCCACCTGTATTTGCTTTTTTTAGTTTAAAAATTTTACCATATTTAATTCCAAATTTGGCTAATACACTTTCTTGGGTTCCTTTTTGGGGAGGTTTTTTCTTGATTGCAGTTGCCGATGATTTGACTCAATATTGGTACCATCGATTGCACCATCAAGTGCCATTTTTGTGGCGTTTTCACAGAACACATCATTCTGCTCCATATATGGGAGTAGCGATGTTGAATAGGCAAAATTTTATTTACACGATATTCTTCTCTCAAATTTATTTAACAGCTACTTTGGTGTATCTAGGTTTAGGATTACCCGCTTTGTTTGTAGCAGTTCTAAAAAGTATAATCATTATAGGAGCACATTCAAGTGTAGCTTGGGACAAACTATTTTACAAATACAGATTATTACAACCAATTGCATGGGTATTAGAGCGCGTTATCTCTACTCCAGCAACACATCACGCGCATCATGCCGATACTAGCGGGGATGGAATAGGTCATTTTAAAGGCAATTTTGGGAACATGTTTTTTCTTTGGGATGTGTTTTTTGGAACAGCTTTAATCACTCGGAAATTTCCAAAATCATACGGTATAAGATCATATAAACAAGAAGAATGGTACGCACAATTTCTTTGGCCAATATTCAAATCCAAAAAAGAAGGAAGTGCTTTAGCAGAAGGTGTTCGTGCTATACCAATTTCACAAAAACAAGAAGTTTCATCAACAAATACAAATATATATGAGCCAGTTCAATCTTAA
- a CDS encoding sterol desaturase family protein, with translation MALDTTKLKRDLSISLLIYSLPVLAIYLYFKLNNGIVTESHIVLPSFLEFAKPAFENIRTWGLIAFMLVLGVVEFTAGLYDEKWTGRERKIDIICFLAPKLLLPPVITFFSLTVLPYVIPNLANTLSWVPFWGGFFLIAVADDLTQYWYHRLHHQVPFLWRFHRTHHSAPYMGMAMASRQNFLYTVFFSQIYLTATLTYLGLGLPALFVLVVKSIITLGAHSSLAWDKPFYKYKVLHPIAWVLERLISTPATHHAHHADTSGDGVGHFKGNFGNMFFLWDMTFGTGLITRKFPESYGTKTYKSEEWYAQFLWPIFKSKIEGSPLADGVLSTPISQKRETVSTNQTIPTNQNIYEPVQS, from the coding sequence ATGGCATTAGATACAACAAAACTAAAAAGAGACTTAAGTATCAGTCTTTTAATTTACAGCTTGCCAGTATTGGCGATTTACCTTTATTTTAAGCTAAATAATGGTATTGTTACTGAATCACATATTGTGTTACCATCATTTTTGGAGTTTGCAAAACCTGCATTCGAAAATATTAGGACCTGGGGGTTAATTGCTTTTATGCTCGTTTTAGGAGTAGTTGAATTTACTGCAGGTTTATATGATGAAAAATGGACAGGACGTGAACGCAAAATAGATATCATCTGTTTTCTAGCTCCAAAATTGTTGTTACCTCCTGTAATTACTTTTTTTAGCTTAACAGTTTTACCCTATGTAATTCCAAATTTGGCTAATACACTTTCATGGGTTCCTTTTTGGGGAGGTTTTTTCCTGATTGCTGTAGCCGATGATTTAACACAATACTGGTACCATCGTTTGCACCATCAAGTACCGTTTTTATGGCGTTTTCATAGAACACATCACTCGGCTCCATACATGGGAATGGCAATGGCTTCAAGACAGAACTTCTTGTATACGGTGTTTTTCTCTCAAATTTATTTGACAGCTACATTGACTTATTTAGGTTTAGGATTACCCGCATTATTTGTTTTGGTTGTAAAAAGTATCATCACTTTAGGTGCACATTCAAGTCTTGCTTGGGACAAACCATTTTACAAATACAAAGTTTTGCATCCAATTGCTTGGGTTTTGGAACGTTTAATTTCTACTCCAGCGACGCATCACGCGCATCATGCTGATACCAGTGGAGATGGTGTTGGACATTTCAAAGGTAATTTTGGAAATATGTTTTTCTTGTGGGATATGACTTTCGGAACGGGTTTAATTACTCGAAAATTCCCTGAATCATACGGAACTAAAACATACAAAAGTGAAGAGTGGTATGCACAATTCCTTTGGCCAATATTCAAATCTAAAATTGAAGGAAGTCCATTAGCAGATGGAGTTCTATCTACACCAATTTCTCAAAAGAGAGAGACTGTTTCAACAAATCAAACAATTCCAACAAATCAAAATATTTACGAGCCAGTTCAATCGTAA